Proteins from one Myxococcus stipitatus genomic window:
- a CDS encoding DUF4340 domain-containing protein, producing the protein MKRGTLIALGVFAVLLGLVIATREPTVRVGVHKLEPPKLDAARVTSLKLTGPRSALLQKQGNDWFVSSPSAPDVKHPADEALVKGALEALAEVRNPDFVTDRADRQAEYEVDDAKGLKLEVVQEGGPKVEWVLGKSSRNGGVYVREAGSQDIFAQRGRLDWSVRKDVNDWRRRQVLSLKEEELTELVLRPASGEAVTLKAGATPGEWTLAEGTTTPAGFRFSAQAARQVARQLVGLRAQDFLDGDAAQDATTGLAGAHDVVEARLKDGKQVVLHLGTQREAKEGPTTVPARVEGDPQVYLLPVHAASALRKRLVDLRDLGLFAFEPEKVSKVRLQAGGRSVTAVKEAGAWRITEPKKLPEGFDFDPAQVDAQLGWLRGLQAASLLEERPTDAAAGLAAPSALVELTVEGAPAATLRLGKELPDAATGGKTLYARGSVDGHTYAVAEGVKARLEQGLDLFKRRPPPNFAGGGLQGLESLPPEIRRQLEEQLRAASH; encoded by the coding sequence ATGAAGAGAGGAACGCTCATCGCACTGGGTGTGTTCGCGGTGCTGCTCGGGCTCGTCATCGCCACGCGCGAGCCCACCGTCCGCGTCGGCGTCCACAAGCTGGAGCCGCCGAAGCTGGACGCCGCGCGCGTGACGTCGCTGAAGCTGACCGGCCCCCGCTCCGCCCTGCTCCAGAAGCAAGGCAACGACTGGTTCGTGTCCTCGCCCTCCGCTCCGGACGTGAAGCACCCGGCCGACGAGGCCCTGGTGAAGGGCGCGCTGGAGGCGCTGGCCGAGGTGCGCAACCCCGACTTCGTCACCGACCGGGCCGACCGGCAGGCCGAGTACGAGGTGGACGACGCCAAGGGGCTGAAGCTCGAGGTGGTCCAGGAAGGCGGCCCCAAGGTGGAGTGGGTGTTGGGCAAGTCGTCGCGCAATGGCGGGGTGTACGTGCGCGAGGCCGGGAGCCAGGACATCTTCGCGCAGCGAGGCCGGCTGGACTGGAGCGTGCGCAAGGACGTCAACGACTGGCGCCGCCGCCAGGTGCTGTCCCTGAAGGAGGAGGAGCTGACGGAGCTCGTCCTGCGCCCGGCCTCGGGAGAGGCCGTCACGCTGAAGGCCGGGGCCACGCCCGGGGAGTGGACCCTCGCGGAGGGCACCACGACGCCCGCCGGCTTCCGCTTCAGCGCCCAGGCGGCGCGGCAGGTGGCCCGGCAGCTCGTGGGCCTGCGCGCCCAGGACTTCCTCGACGGGGACGCGGCCCAGGACGCCACGACGGGGCTCGCGGGCGCGCACGACGTGGTGGAGGCGCGGCTGAAGGATGGCAAGCAGGTGGTGCTGCACCTGGGGACCCAGCGCGAGGCGAAGGAGGGACCGACCACCGTCCCGGCCCGCGTGGAGGGAGACCCGCAGGTGTACCTGCTGCCCGTGCATGCGGCCTCCGCGCTGCGCAAGCGCCTGGTGGACCTGCGCGACCTGGGCCTGTTCGCGTTCGAGCCGGAGAAGGTCTCGAAGGTGCGGCTCCAGGCGGGCGGCCGGAGCGTCACCGCGGTGAAGGAGGCTGGCGCCTGGAGGATTACCGAACCGAAGAAGCTCCCCGAGGGCTTCGACTTCGACCCGGCGCAGGTGGACGCGCAGCTCGGCTGGCTGCGTGGCCTCCAGGCCGCAAGCCTCCTCGAGGAGCGCCCCACGGACGCCGCCGCGGGGCTCGCGGCGCCCTCCGCCCTCGTGGAGCTCACCGTGGAGGGCGCGCCGGCCGCGACGCTGCGACTGGGCAAGGAGCTGCCCGACGCCGCGACCGGGGGCAAGACGCTGTACGCCCGGGGCTCGGTGGATGGCCACACCTACGCCGTGGCCGAGGGCGTGAAGGCGCGCCTGGAGCAGGGGCTGGACCTCTTCAAGCGCCGTCCCCCTCCGAACTTCGCGGGAGGAGGGCTCCAGGGGCTGGAGTCGCTGCCGCCGGAGATTCGGCGACAGCTCGAGGAGCAGCTCCGCGCCGCCTCGCACTGA
- a CDS encoding ABC transporter permease subunit, whose product MGTTLAVARREFRSFFNSPVAYIVLGVFLVVAGWLYFSTVFVAGEASLRAFFSIAPVLFVVFAPAVTMRLVAEERKSGTLELLLSMPLRDWEVVAGKFLAALGMVAVGLVWTLPYPLTVASLTAEGARFDWGPVVMGYLGLLLMASSFLALGLWASALSRNQIVGFIVGLLLCFAFYFVDKFALLLPESLAELLQYLSVDHHFANIARGVLDTRDVLFYLSLTAVGLALTTRTLGTVRQ is encoded by the coding sequence ATGGGCACGACACTGGCCGTCGCCAGGCGTGAGTTCAGGAGTTTCTTCAACTCTCCAGTCGCATACATCGTCCTCGGCGTCTTCCTGGTGGTGGCGGGCTGGCTGTACTTCAGCACCGTCTTCGTCGCCGGGGAGGCCTCGCTCCGGGCGTTCTTCAGCATCGCCCCCGTGCTGTTCGTCGTCTTCGCGCCCGCGGTGACGATGCGGCTGGTGGCCGAGGAGCGCAAGAGCGGCACGCTCGAGCTGCTCTTGAGCATGCCGCTGAGGGACTGGGAGGTGGTGGCCGGCAAGTTCCTCGCCGCGCTCGGCATGGTGGCGGTGGGCCTGGTGTGGACGCTGCCCTACCCGCTCACGGTGGCGAGCCTCACCGCCGAGGGCGCCCGCTTCGACTGGGGGCCGGTGGTGATGGGCTACCTGGGGCTCTTGCTGATGGCCTCCAGCTTCCTGGCGCTGGGCCTGTGGGCGAGCGCCCTGTCGCGCAACCAGATCGTCGGCTTCATCGTCGGGTTGCTGTTGTGCTTCGCCTTCTACTTCGTCGACAAGTTCGCGCTGCTGCTGCCCGAGTCCCTGGCGGAGCTGCTGCAATACCTGTCGGTCGACCACCACTTCGCGAACATCGCGCGTGGCGTGCTGGATACGCGCGACGTCCTCTTCTACCTGTCGCTCACCGCCGTGGGGCTGGCGTTGACCACGCGCACCCTGGGCACCGTCCGTCAGTGA
- the nagA gene encoding N-acetylglucosamine-6-phosphate deacetylase, with the protein MTTQALLGARLFTGERQLDGHALVLEAGRIVQVVPERELPAGLEARRLPGDSLLAPGFIDLQVNGAGGVLFNETPTAPAARSIASTLRRFGTTALLPTFITDDPERTLQAHAAALEATTHPDSGVVGLHLEGPFIAPERAGVHDWRFIRSLDDDAVGPLLALAERLGQAGGKLLLTLAPEHVEDAVLQRLVEGGVVLSVGHTAASHERTVQAVKAGVRGFTHLFNAMPPITGRQPGPVLAGFEADEAWCGVIADGHHVHPANLRLLLRTKPRGKVLLVTDAMPPVGTQATSFTLYGQDILRQDGRLVTCDGTLAGADIDLATAVGNAVRWLDVSLDEALRMASLYPARALGLEATRGQFAPGLRADLTLLDEELSVLATWVGGNEQWH; encoded by the coding sequence GTGACGACACAGGCACTGCTGGGGGCCAGGCTCTTCACCGGGGAGCGACAGCTCGACGGACACGCGCTGGTGCTCGAGGCCGGGCGCATCGTCCAGGTCGTCCCCGAGCGCGAGCTGCCCGCGGGCCTCGAGGCGCGGCGGCTCCCCGGGGATTCCCTGCTGGCGCCAGGGTTCATCGACCTCCAGGTCAACGGCGCGGGCGGCGTGCTCTTCAACGAGACGCCCACCGCCCCCGCCGCGCGCTCCATCGCGTCCACCCTGCGCCGCTTCGGCACCACCGCCCTGTTGCCCACGTTCATCACCGACGACCCGGAGCGCACCCTCCAGGCCCACGCGGCCGCCCTGGAGGCGACCACGCACCCGGACAGCGGCGTGGTCGGACTCCACCTGGAGGGCCCCTTCATCGCCCCCGAGCGCGCGGGCGTTCACGACTGGCGCTTCATCCGGTCCCTCGATGATGACGCCGTCGGACCGCTCCTCGCGCTCGCGGAGCGCCTGGGCCAGGCCGGAGGGAAGCTCCTGCTGACGCTGGCGCCGGAGCACGTGGAGGACGCCGTCCTCCAGCGCCTCGTCGAGGGCGGCGTGGTGCTCTCCGTGGGCCACACCGCCGCGAGCCACGAGCGCACCGTCCAGGCCGTGAAGGCCGGCGTGCGCGGCTTCACGCACCTGTTCAACGCCATGCCGCCCATCACCGGCCGCCAGCCCGGGCCCGTCCTCGCGGGCTTCGAGGCGGACGAGGCGTGGTGCGGCGTCATCGCGGACGGCCACCACGTCCACCCCGCCAACCTCCGGCTGCTCCTCAGGACCAAGCCCCGGGGCAAGGTCCTGCTCGTCACCGACGCCATGCCTCCGGTGGGCACCCAGGCCACGTCGTTCACCCTCTACGGCCAGGACATCCTGCGACAGGACGGGCGACTGGTGACCTGTGACGGCACGCTCGCGGGCGCCGACATCGACCTGGCCACCGCGGTCGGCAACGCCGTCCGGTGGCTCGACGTGTCGCTCGACGAGGCCTTGCGCATGGCCTCGCTCTACCCCGCCCGCGCGCTCGGCCTGGAGGCCACGCGCGGCCAGTTCGCCCCCGGGCTGCGCGCGGACCTCACCCTCCTGGACGAAGAACTTTCCGTGCTGGCCACCTGGGTCGGTGGAAATGAACAGTGGCATTGA
- a CDS encoding glycosyl hydrolase family 18 protein, giving the protein MHRSKWFVGWMVTALTLGGCGQEPASALAGGPGSVMRAPLAAEWAVGVYYPPGTQVTYGGRLYECRQAHTSQADWTPPAVAALWLDLGPAGGGDTTAPTVTLSASATSITAPGSLTLSGTATDNVGVTRVEVLENGAVVANTASYTRSFTGAAQNGTYTYVLRAYDQAGNVGSQQVSVTVAIPGTGDTTAPTVTLSASATSITQPGSLTLSGTATDNVGVTRVEVLENGTVVSTTTSYTRAFASSAQNGTYTYVLRAYDQAGNVGSRQVSVTVAIPGGSGGKRIVAYFTQWGIYARNYQVSNIPAAKVTHVNYAFSNISADGRCVLGDSFADIDKGGGWPGEWDPGQLRGNFRAFKELKKSQPHLKVLISVGGWTWSKYFSQVAATAASRTAFVKSCVDLFIKGQFPGVTPVNGEGVFDGIDIDWEYPVGGGLPGNTNSPADKQNYTLLMAEFRAQLNAVTAQTGKPYLLTIATGASPDLLVNKQETKNLSTILDWINVMSYDYHGAFEPTVNFHSALNRVTGDPAASTGFYTDGSVSKMLELGVAPDKIVVGVPFYGRGWGGVPNVNNGLFQNGVPTKGTWDDGQSGLTGVFDYKDIKANYERAGSGYTKFVHPEARQAYVYSPSTQVWIAYDDPSTLNAKADYILAKGLGGAMFWELSGDDGTLADTLYQRLR; this is encoded by the coding sequence ATGCATCGCAGCAAATGGTTCGTGGGATGGATGGTCACCGCCCTGACGCTGGGCGGGTGTGGCCAGGAGCCGGCCTCGGCGCTCGCCGGAGGGCCGGGGAGCGTGATGAGGGCGCCGCTCGCGGCGGAGTGGGCGGTGGGCGTCTACTACCCGCCGGGCACGCAGGTGACGTACGGCGGCCGCCTCTACGAGTGCCGGCAGGCCCACACCTCCCAGGCGGACTGGACGCCGCCCGCCGTGGCCGCGCTGTGGCTGGACCTGGGGCCCGCCGGTGGCGGCGACACCACCGCGCCCACCGTCACGCTCAGCGCCAGCGCGACGAGCATCACCGCCCCGGGCTCGCTCACCCTCAGCGGCACCGCCACGGACAACGTGGGCGTCACCCGCGTGGAGGTGTTGGAGAACGGCGCCGTCGTCGCGAACACCGCCAGCTACACGCGCTCCTTCACCGGCGCCGCGCAGAATGGCACGTACACGTATGTCCTGCGGGCCTATGACCAGGCGGGCAACGTGGGCAGCCAGCAGGTGAGCGTCACCGTGGCCATCCCCGGCACGGGTGACACCACCGCGCCCACCGTCACGCTCAGCGCCAGCGCGACGAGCATCACCCAGCCCGGCTCGCTCACGCTGAGCGGCACGGCCACGGACAACGTGGGCGTCACCCGCGTGGAGGTGCTGGAGAACGGCACCGTCGTCTCCACCACCACCAGCTATACGCGCGCGTTCGCCAGCTCCGCGCAGAACGGCACGTATACGTACGTCCTCCGGGCCTACGACCAGGCGGGCAACGTGGGCTCGCGACAGGTGAGCGTGACGGTGGCCATCCCCGGCGGCTCCGGCGGCAAGCGCATCGTGGCGTACTTCACGCAGTGGGGCATCTACGCCCGCAACTACCAGGTGTCCAACATCCCCGCCGCCAAGGTGACGCACGTCAACTACGCGTTCTCCAACATCTCCGCGGACGGCAGGTGCGTGCTCGGGGACAGCTTCGCGGACATCGACAAGGGCGGCGGCTGGCCGGGGGAGTGGGACCCGGGGCAGCTGCGCGGCAACTTCCGCGCGTTCAAGGAGCTGAAGAAGTCCCAGCCACACCTCAAGGTCCTCATCTCCGTGGGCGGCTGGACGTGGTCGAAGTACTTCTCCCAGGTGGCCGCCACGGCCGCCTCGCGCACCGCGTTCGTGAAGTCCTGCGTGGACCTGTTCATCAAGGGCCAGTTCCCGGGCGTCACGCCCGTCAACGGCGAGGGCGTCTTCGACGGCATCGACATCGACTGGGAATACCCGGTGGGCGGCGGCCTGCCGGGCAACACCAACAGCCCCGCGGACAAGCAGAACTACACGCTGCTGATGGCCGAGTTCCGCGCCCAGCTCAACGCCGTCACGGCGCAGACGGGCAAGCCCTACCTGCTCACCATCGCCACGGGCGCTTCGCCCGACCTGCTGGTGAACAAGCAGGAGACGAAGAACCTGTCCACCATCCTCGATTGGATCAACGTGATGAGCTACGACTATCACGGCGCCTTCGAGCCCACGGTGAACTTCCACTCCGCGCTCAACCGCGTGACCGGGGACCCGGCGGCGAGCACGGGCTTCTACACGGACGGCTCCGTCTCGAAGATGCTCGAGCTGGGCGTGGCGCCGGACAAAATCGTCGTGGGTGTCCCCTTCTACGGTCGCGGCTGGGGCGGCGTGCCCAACGTGAACAACGGCCTGTTCCAGAACGGCGTGCCCACCAAGGGCACCTGGGACGACGGCCAGTCCGGGCTGACGGGCGTGTTCGACTACAAGGACATCAAGGCCAACTACGAGCGCGCCGGCTCCGGGTACACCAAGTTCGTCCACCCGGAGGCCCGTCAGGCCTACGTGTACAGCCCCTCCACCCAGGTGTGGATTGCCTATGACGACCCGTCGACGCTCAACGCCAAGGCCGACTACATCCTGGCCAAGGGCCTGGGCGGCGCGATGTTCTGGGAGCTGAGCGGCGACGACGGCACGCTCGCCGACACGCTCTACCAGCGCCTGCGCTGA
- a CDS encoding CAP domain-containing protein, with translation MRSPSASLLLLGTVFLGGVTQAQDAAPPEDEGTLVPSVSTETRSDPTLGVSALATCDDVATWDPAWASFEAEVLALVNQHRAAGAVCGGVTKAPAAALTLDTKLQCAARRHSKDMGTNNFMSHTGSNGSTPWQRITDAGYTYRRAAENVAAGYSTPAAVVAGWMASSGHCTNIMNPQLVHLGVGYFYAPTSTYRHYWTQDFGAP, from the coding sequence ATGCGCTCCCCATCCGCTTCCCTGTTGCTGCTCGGCACGGTGTTCCTCGGCGGTGTCACCCAGGCGCAGGACGCGGCGCCGCCCGAGGACGAAGGGACGCTCGTCCCGTCGGTGAGCACGGAGACGCGCTCCGACCCGACGCTGGGCGTCTCCGCGCTGGCGACCTGTGACGACGTGGCGACGTGGGACCCGGCCTGGGCGAGCTTCGAGGCGGAGGTGCTGGCGCTGGTCAACCAACACCGCGCCGCGGGTGCCGTCTGTGGGGGCGTGACGAAGGCCCCCGCGGCCGCGCTGACGCTCGACACGAAGCTGCAATGCGCGGCCCGCCGCCATTCGAAGGACATGGGCACCAACAACTTCATGAGCCACACCGGCTCCAACGGCTCCACGCCGTGGCAGCGCATCACGGACGCGGGCTACACCTACCGGCGCGCGGCGGAGAACGTCGCGGCGGGCTATTCCACGCCGGCCGCGGTGGTGGCCGGCTGGATGGCGAGCAGCGGGCACTGCACCAACATCATGAACCCGCAGCTCGTCCACCTGGGCGTGGGCTACTTCTACGCCCCCACCAGCACGTACCGGCACTACTGGACCCAGGACTTCGGCGCGCCCTGA
- a CDS encoding GldG family protein yields the protein MKSPSSNANLFLAAIVGCLVLLNILGLRAFGRFDATRDKVYTLADASRQTLEKLEEPVTVTAYFTSDLPPPYAGNARYVRDLLEEFRSASKGRLAFEFLDPMSQETSEDQEARRETKRDIFGRVFREPTSVEKELAQAGVQPVEIRVIEDDQMQTKRAYMGIVVQHQEKKEVIPVVQDTRTLEYDLTTLVRKLTRPKTPVLGVVQGHDAPRLHEKLRTLQTLLSQTYEVRPVDLSGKERVDAEVDALLVIGPRTAFASAELKALDQFIMSGKSAAFFLDAVQVDLKTFEPTEATHGLGPLLATYGIQLGDQLVADVESAQLSVQERRGFMLVNMPVPYPFIPMLERLEGDSPITEGLSGVNLPFTTVVTATPPEGAQATVLAKSSRKSWLEPKPFNIDPRRDWRTESPSLSGPHSLMVQVSGKLKSHFASEAQASTQSGTPVLAESQGEPRVIVAGGSSALWDDFMGRPNQALLLNIADWLLLDPALLKMRTRGMAEAPLQQELSAPTRNAVKFGNAFGIPFALAAFGLVRWRRREARRATVTI from the coding sequence ATGAAATCCCCATCCTCCAACGCGAACCTGTTCCTGGCCGCCATCGTCGGCTGCCTGGTGCTGCTCAACATCCTGGGCCTGCGCGCCTTCGGCCGCTTCGACGCCACGCGCGACAAGGTCTACACCCTGGCGGACGCGTCCCGACAGACGCTGGAGAAGCTCGAGGAGCCCGTCACCGTCACGGCCTACTTCACCAGCGACCTGCCGCCCCCCTACGCTGGCAACGCGCGCTACGTGCGCGACCTGCTCGAGGAGTTCCGCTCCGCGTCCAAGGGGCGGCTGGCCTTCGAGTTCCTGGACCCCATGAGCCAGGAGACGAGCGAGGACCAGGAGGCCAGGCGCGAGACGAAGCGCGACATCTTCGGCCGCGTCTTCCGCGAGCCCACCTCCGTGGAGAAGGAGCTCGCCCAGGCGGGCGTCCAGCCGGTGGAGATTCGCGTCATCGAGGACGACCAGATGCAGACGAAGCGCGCCTACATGGGCATCGTCGTCCAGCATCAGGAGAAGAAGGAGGTCATCCCCGTCGTCCAGGACACGCGCACGCTGGAGTACGACCTCACCACGCTGGTGCGCAAGCTGACGCGGCCGAAGACGCCGGTGCTGGGCGTGGTGCAGGGCCACGACGCGCCCCGGCTGCACGAGAAGCTGCGCACCCTCCAGACGCTGCTCAGCCAGACGTACGAGGTCCGCCCGGTGGACCTGTCCGGCAAGGAGCGGGTGGACGCGGAGGTGGACGCGCTGCTCGTCATCGGGCCGAGGACGGCCTTCGCCTCCGCCGAGCTGAAGGCGCTCGACCAGTTCATCATGTCCGGCAAGAGCGCGGCCTTCTTCCTCGACGCGGTGCAGGTCGACCTGAAGACCTTCGAGCCGACCGAGGCCACGCACGGCCTGGGCCCGCTGCTGGCCACCTACGGCATCCAGCTGGGTGACCAGCTGGTGGCGGACGTGGAGTCCGCGCAGCTGAGCGTCCAGGAGCGCCGCGGCTTCATGCTCGTCAACATGCCGGTGCCCTATCCCTTCATCCCCATGCTGGAGCGGCTGGAGGGCGACAGCCCCATCACCGAGGGCCTGTCCGGGGTGAACCTGCCCTTCACCACCGTCGTCACCGCCACGCCCCCCGAGGGCGCCCAGGCGACGGTGCTGGCGAAGTCCTCGCGCAAGAGCTGGCTGGAACCCAAGCCCTTCAACATCGACCCTCGCCGCGACTGGCGCACGGAGTCGCCCTCGCTCAGCGGGCCCCACTCGCTGATGGTGCAGGTGAGCGGCAAGCTCAAGAGCCACTTCGCGTCCGAGGCCCAGGCCAGCACCCAGAGCGGGACGCCCGTGCTGGCCGAGAGCCAGGGCGAGCCACGCGTCATCGTCGCGGGCGGTTCGTCCGCCCTGTGGGACGACTTCATGGGGCGGCCCAACCAGGCGCTGCTGTTGAACATCGCGGACTGGCTGCTGCTGGACCCGGCGCTCCTGAAGATGCGCACGCGGGGAATGGCCGAGGCGCCACTCCAGCAGGAATTGAGCGCGCCCACGCGCAACGCGGTGAAGTTCGGCAACGCCTTCGGGATTCCCTTCGCGCTCGCCGCCTTCGGGCTCGTGCGCTGGAGGCGGCGCGAGGCGCGGCGGGCCACCGTCACCATCTGA
- a CDS encoding DUF1254 domain-containing protein, with protein sequence MLEQAASGLTAQEARVIAREAYVFGLALVENYRLFAIDHLPDSPHHRPSNTWRHVSRLVTPDDRDVVTPNNDTLYSEACLDLRGAPVVIETPELSGRYFCIQLVDITTNNLPYIGTRETGTSPGRFVIVGPDWKGTMPGNLHGVPVIHSPSRFVLALLRIGVDGAEDVSAVAALQKRFRILPFSEFSDGETPPLPAVAWLPYFDPKKDETLRAFEYVNFMMQWHRFLDAAQPTLERFSRIGVRAGEGFDAKALPSDVRAAMLEGVKAARDDIRRTPPLHQGWALPDPKVGSYGDDYLLRAHVAWNYLYANSPEEAVYPITHRDAADRPLDGSTGRYVLRFPREDLPPARYFWSVTAYDSRTRMLVENPLHRYSLGDRSRDLKKAEDGSLSLFLQREAPEGRRMENWLPVPDGRFYVVLRIYGPTEEALRGPYVPPAIEAFSD encoded by the coding sequence ATGTTGGAGCAAGCCGCTTCGGGGCTGACGGCGCAGGAGGCGCGAGTCATCGCGCGCGAGGCCTATGTCTTCGGGCTGGCGCTCGTGGAGAACTACCGGCTGTTCGCCATCGACCACCTGCCGGACTCTCCCCACCACCGCCCATCCAACACCTGGCGCCACGTCTCGCGGCTCGTCACCCCCGATGACCGGGACGTCGTCACGCCGAACAACGACACGCTCTACTCGGAGGCCTGCCTCGACCTGCGCGGCGCGCCCGTGGTCATCGAGACGCCGGAGCTCTCCGGCCGCTACTTCTGCATCCAGCTGGTCGACATCACGACCAACAACCTGCCGTACATCGGCACGCGGGAGACGGGGACCTCCCCGGGGCGGTTCGTCATCGTGGGGCCGGACTGGAAGGGCACCATGCCGGGCAACCTCCACGGCGTCCCCGTCATCCATTCGCCCTCCCGTTTCGTGCTGGCGCTGCTGCGCATCGGTGTCGATGGGGCCGAGGACGTGTCCGCCGTCGCGGCGCTCCAGAAGCGCTTCCGCATCCTCCCCTTCAGCGAGTTCTCCGACGGGGAGACGCCGCCGTTGCCCGCCGTCGCCTGGCTGCCCTACTTCGACCCGAAGAAGGACGAGACGCTCCGGGCGTTCGAGTACGTCAACTTCATGATGCAGTGGCATCGCTTCCTGGATGCCGCCCAGCCCACGCTGGAGCGCTTCTCGCGCATCGGCGTGAGGGCCGGTGAGGGGTTCGACGCGAAGGCGCTGCCCTCCGACGTCCGCGCCGCGATGCTGGAGGGCGTGAAGGCCGCCCGGGACGACATCCGACGCACACCCCCCCTGCATCAGGGCTGGGCGCTGCCGGACCCGAAGGTGGGTTCCTACGGCGACGACTACCTCCTGCGCGCCCACGTCGCGTGGAACTACCTCTACGCGAACTCGCCCGAGGAGGCCGTCTACCCCATCACCCACCGCGACGCGGCGGACCGGCCGCTGGACGGGAGCACCGGCCGCTACGTGCTGCGCTTCCCGCGCGAGGACCTCCCGCCCGCGCGCTACTTCTGGTCCGTGACGGCGTACGACTCCCGGACCCGGATGCTGGTGGAGAACCCGCTCCACCGCTATTCGCTGGGCGACCGGTCGCGCGATTTGAAGAAGGCGGAGGACGGTTCGCTCTCCCTCTTCCTCCAGCGCGAGGCCCCCGAGGGGCGGCGGATGGAGAACTGGCTGCCCGTCCCGGATGGCCGCTTCTATGTCGTCCTGCGCATCTACGGCCCCACGGAGGAGGCCCTGCGCGGCCCCTACGTGCCGCCCGCCATCGAGGCGTTCAGCGACTGA
- a CDS encoding ATP-binding cassette domain-containing protein, protein MTQPMIRIEGLTKQYGTTQALRGVSFEVPRGQVVGFLGPNGAGKSTTMKILAGFVTPSSGKASVQGIDVSADPVASQRMIGYLPENNPLYEEMMVRDFLDFVAEVRGIPKARRAGQIRNAVERCGLKAVLGKDISQLSKGYRQRVGLAQAIVHDPDLLILDEPTTGLDPNQIVEIRSLIKELGREKTVILSTHILSEVQSTCSRVLIINDGRLVADDTPERLGQGEGGTVTVVLASRTGAALQEDVVRAALQGVPGVMAVESTDAEGSGTLGFRLRYGAEDIRRALFEAAVRHELCLLEVKRQHVSLEETFRKLTGGAPAREPQGPQPSLAA, encoded by the coding sequence GTGACTCAGCCGATGATCCGGATCGAGGGTCTGACCAAGCAATATGGGACCACGCAGGCGCTGCGTGGCGTCAGTTTCGAAGTCCCTCGGGGACAGGTGGTGGGATTCCTGGGGCCCAATGGGGCCGGCAAGTCCACCACGATGAAGATCCTCGCGGGCTTCGTGACCCCCTCCTCCGGCAAGGCCAGCGTCCAGGGCATCGACGTGAGCGCCGACCCGGTCGCCTCGCAGCGGATGATTGGCTATCTGCCGGAGAACAACCCGCTCTACGAGGAGATGATGGTCAGGGACTTCCTGGACTTCGTCGCCGAGGTGAGAGGGATTCCGAAGGCGCGGCGCGCCGGGCAGATCCGCAACGCCGTGGAGCGCTGTGGCCTCAAGGCGGTGCTGGGCAAGGACATCTCCCAGCTGTCCAAGGGCTACCGTCAGCGCGTGGGCCTGGCGCAGGCCATCGTGCACGACCCGGACCTGCTCATCCTCGACGAGCCGACGACGGGCCTGGACCCCAATCAAATCGTGGAGATCCGCTCGCTCATCAAGGAGCTGGGCCGCGAGAAGACGGTCATCCTCAGCACGCACATCCTGAGCGAGGTGCAGAGCACCTGCAGCCGGGTCCTCATCATCAACGATGGGCGCCTGGTGGCGGACGACACGCCGGAGCGCCTGGGCCAGGGCGAGGGCGGCACCGTCACCGTGGTGCTCGCCTCGCGCACCGGCGCCGCCCTCCAGGAGGACGTGGTGCGCGCCGCGCTCCAGGGCGTCCCGGGCGTGATGGCCGTGGAGTCCACCGACGCCGAGGGGAGCGGGACGCTGGGCTTCCGGCTGCGCTATGGCGCCGAGGACATCCGCCGCGCCCTGTTCGAGGCCGCGGTGCGCCACGAGCTGTGCCTGCTCGAGGTGAAGCGGCAGCACGTGAGCCTGGAGGAGACCTTCCGCAAGCTCACCGGCGGCGCACCCGCGCGGGAGCCCCAGGGTCCCCAGCCATCGCTGGCCGCCTGA
- a CDS encoding family 16 glycosylhydrolase, with the protein MERQYGDVEVRLDAPTGAGTWPAAWMMGSTGGWPANGEFDLFEGEGSPTNRIPFMTHPVGGADSSRSGQAGAGCVSFPKKPWEAWGR; encoded by the coding sequence ATGGAGCGGCAGTACGGCGATGTCGAGGTCCGGCTCGATGCGCCCACGGGCGCGGGGACGTGGCCCGCGGCCTGGATGATGGGCTCCACGGGCGGGTGGCCCGCCAACGGCGAGTTCGACCTCTTCGAGGGAGAGGGCTCCCCCACGAACCGAATCCCTTTCATGACGCACCCCGTCGGAGGAGCGGACTCCTCCAGGTCGGGCCAGGCTGGTGCGGGGTGCGTCTCATTCCCCAAGAAACCATGGGAGGCGTGGGGCCGATAA